In Sebastes fasciatus isolate fSebFas1 chromosome 15, fSebFas1.pri, whole genome shotgun sequence, a genomic segment contains:
- the ktn1 gene encoding kinectin isoform X17 — translation MAVDIYDSQYLLILAPSLVIALMFLFFWLFMKETSYDEVLARQKRDLKLPPSKPDTRKKNEKKKSKKKESASGGGGGGGGGESEEDLRDFDGADGANSSSQEAEEEPAPVATPDPAPPIPIPNVPVSVSPEAPAGLRERKKKEKKAAKAAAAAAAAAAAASSEEPEVNGSKPISRKTETPLAAGKQSSPPSPQLEVQVQVQATQAPVQAQTPPQISGKKKEKKKQKAEPVDDQQPEVKAEQAPAPVKKEAPIVAETKVLDGAAPPATSGKKKNSAKKQKTEPDEAHVLADSAASANHQAGHNDDAPSKGSGKKQKNETDKENTEVKLKELLSGLSSLALSEAEAVSVMALLREKSPNALDAWQKSAARPDPAAQERERLLTTLQEEASIAKDKVKQLSQELQVEKQKTGRVEAVMREQRGVMEKELGSMQGKAQGSYQELQTMQIKFQQVREQLESQITRLQQENGILRDAVSSATNQMESKNSAELNKLRSEYAGLMKELADNNSKLQQEEHQRKSLEVNYKQNVSQLEAQLQDAKRRWEELQNFLHSVNAEREKLQASKQELHGQLLSVETEMNNKNKEIQTLHGSLTEAMVSKERLEQRVMELMEMSQHSMPDDSLQARVQDLVNENTGLQVQSETLQVQNESLHAQISSQVTHVSHMEELQKLLADKELQRKSLEDSLNAERSSGAGRETNMQALHNENMSLKAEVQNLQAQISDQTASQLALDQFQTSVREKEDNMKTVEDLLEKGLIEVANKEEELKAVREENEALKQETEALMRKIAEKASSESIVEELQSKIQEKDVKLKSLEESLQTAQDGSSTREKAVEGLEQQLAALQAEMEQLRQMEMPEELASCGTQLHELQTELAAKDQHIQMLHAELEIRTTELSEQVEQMHQQQSQTAVPSPELLTALSEKDKQVTELQGELAELRDSLELHRKKNNELREKNWSAMDALSATESMLQGKLSKAVKENQTALAMCQAECRDVLHRLLPLVPLPSEQNHQEWLHRFEGAVAEIPTAQSNPASGEAMLAEKLKEAEEAQRILQKDCETYKKVLAETEGILQRLQNSVEQEESRWRVKLEVSQGELREMGQKVTALEQDIERLTDGAELENLRREKQHLESELERAEQESATYVTEVRELKTHLTQTLSKLETEENERQKVAGDLYTAQQSLDLIQGELSKVTGNADDLIENSSLSSQREEIDRKEKMSAGLNQTVRELQQLLQGVSRQLTKRQEGEADKDLPVV, via the exons ATGGCGGTGGATATCTACGACTCTCAGTACCTGCTCATCCTGGCCCCTTCCCTGGTCATTGCCCTCATGTTCCTCTTCTTCTGGCTCTTCATGAAGGAAACCTCCTACGACGAGGTGCTGGCCAGGCAGAAACGTGACCTCAAGCTACCACCATCCAAGCCAGACACCCGTAAGAAGAACGAAAAGAAGAAGAGCAAGAAGAAGGAGAGTGccagcggaggaggaggaggtggaggtggaggagagtcTGAAGAGGATCTTAGGGATTTTGATGGTGCTGATGGTGCCAACAGCTCCAgtcaggaggcagaggaggaaccTGCACCGGTGGCTACACCAGATCCTGCTCCACCAATTCCTATTCCCAATGTGCCTGTTTCAGTGTCACCTGAGGCTCCTGCTGGtctgagggagagaaagaagaaggaaaaaaaggctGCTAAAGCTGccgcagctgctgctgctgccgctgcagCTGCTTCTTCTGAGGAACCAGAAGTGAACGGCTCAAAGCCGATCAGCCGCAAGACAGAGACACCTCTGGCTGCGGGCAAACAGTCCAGCCCTCCCTCCCCACAGCTTGAGGTTCAGGTCCAGGTCCAAGCTACGCAGGCTCCTGTTCAGGCTCAGACACCTCCTCAGATCTCTgggaagaaaaaggagaagaagaaacaaaaagcTGAGCCTG TGGATGACCAGCAGCCAGAAGTTAAGGCTGAGCAGGCTCCAGCTCCAGTCAAGAAGGAAGCTCCCATTGTGGCTGAAACCAAAGTTCTGGACGGTGCAGCCCCGCCTGCTACCAGCGGCAAGAAGAAGAACTCTGCCAAGAAGCAGAAGACTGAGCCTG ATGAAGCCCATGTTCTGGCTGATTCTGCAGCTTCTGCCAACCACCAGGCAGGCCATAACGATGATGCACCATCCAAAGGGAGCGGCAAGAAACAGAAGAATGAGACGGACAAAG AGAACACGGAGGTGAAGCTGAAGGAGCTGCTGTCTGGTCTGTCCAGCCTGGCTCTGTCAGAGGCCGAGGCTGTCAGTGTGATGGCTCTCCTCCGGGAGAAGAGCCCCAATGCCTTGGATGCCTGGCAGAAA TCTGCAGCTAGGCCTGACCCAGCTGCacaggaaagagagagacttCTTACAACTCTGCAGGAGGAGGCTTCCATTGCCAAGGACAAAGTGAAACAGCTTAGCCAGGAGCTTCAGGTTGAGAAGCAAAAGACGGGCCGGGTGGAGGCCGTGATGAGGGAGCAACGTGGAGTCATGGAGAAAGAACTGGGTAGCATGCAGGGCAAAGCACAAGGCAGCTACCAGGAGCTCCAGACCATGCAGATAAAG TTCCAGCAGGTGAGGGAGCAGCTGGAAAGCCAGATCACTCGACTGCAGCAGGAGAACGGCATCCTGAGGGACGCAGTCAGCTCTGCCACCAACCAGATGGAGAGCAA GAATTCAGCAGAGCTGAACAAGCTGCGTTCTGAGTACGCCGGTCTGATGAAAGAGCTGGCAGACAACAACAGcaagctgcagcaggaggagcaCCAGAGGAAGTCACTGGAGGTCAACTACAAGCAGAACGTGTCCCAGCTGGAG gCCCAACTGCAGGATGCTAAGCGACGTTGGGAAGAACTGCAGAATTTCCTTCACAGTGTCaatgctgagagagagaaacttcAGGCCTCAAAGCAAG AGCTTCACGGCCAGCTGTTGTCAGTGGAGACGGAGATGAACAACAAGAACAAGGAGATCCAGACGCTACACGGCAGCCTGACTGAAGCCATGGTTTCCAAAGAGCGGCTGGAGCAGAGAGTGATGGAGCTTATGGAGATGTCCCAGCACAGTATGCCTGATGACTCGCTGCAAGCCCGGGTTCAG GACCTCGTGAATGAAAACACAGGTCTTCAGGTCCAGAGCGAGACCCTGCAAGTCCAGAATGAGTCCCTGCATGCCCAGATCTCTTCACAG gTCACCCATGTCTctcacatggaggagctacagaaGCT ATTGGCCGATAAGGAGTTGCAGAGGAAGAGTCTGGAGGATTCTCTAAATGCTGAGAGGAGCAGTGGGGCTGGTAGAGAAACTAACATGCAG GCCTTGCACAATGAGAACATGTCTCTGAAGGCAGAGGTTCAGAATCTGCAGGCACAGATTTCTGATCAG ACTGCCTCCCAACTGGCTTTGGACCAGTTCCAGACGAG TGTCCGGGAGAAGGAGGACAACATGAAAACTGTGGAGGACCTGCTGGAGAAGGGGCTGATAGAGGTGGCCAACAAGGAGGAAGAGCTCAag GCTGTAAGAGAAGAAAATGAGGCACTAAAACAAGAAACGGAGGCCCTTATGAGAAAGATAGCAGAAAAG GCATCATCAGAGTCGATAGTGGAAGAGCTCCAGAGCAA GATCCAAGAGAAGGATGTGAAGCTAAAATCACTGGAGGAGAGTCTACAGACGGCACAAGACGGCAGCTCCACCAGAGAGAAGGCAGTTGAG GGTCTGGAGCAGCAGTTGGCAGCCCTGCAGGCAGAGATGGAGCAGCTGAGACAGATGGAGATGCCAGAAGAGCTGGCCAGTTGTGGGACCCAGCTCCATGAACTCCAGACTGA ACTAGCAGCAAAGGACCAACATATCCAGATGCTGCATGCTGAGCTGGAGATAAGGACTACGGAGCTGAGTGAGCAGGTGGAGCAGATGCATCAACAG CAGTCCCAAACAGCAGTGCCAAGCCCAGAGCTTCTTACAGC GTTGTCAGAGAAGGACAAGCAGGTCACAGAACTGCAGGGTGAGCTGGCCGAGCTGAGGGACTCCCTGGAGCTTCATAGGAAGAAGAACAAT GAGCTTCGGGAGAAAAACTGGAGTGCAATGGACGCACTGTCAGCCACCGAGTCCATGCTTCAAGGAAAACTCAGCAAAGCTGTCAAG GAGAACCAGACAGCACTGGCAATGTGTCAGGCCGAGTGTCGAGATGTTCTGCACAGACTTCTGCCCCTTGTGCCTCTGCCCAGTGAGCAG AACCATCAGGAGTGGCTCCACAGATTTGAGGGGGCAGTAGCTGAAATCCCAACTGCACAATCCAACCCTGCATCAGGGGAAGCTATG CTGGCTGAGAAGCTGAAAGAAGCTGAGGAAGCCCAAAGGATTCTACAGAAAGACTGTGAGACGTACAAGAAGGTGTTGGCGGAGACG GAGGGCATCCTGCAGCGCCTCCAGAACAGCGTGGAGCAGGAGGAGTCTCGCTGGAGGGTGAAGCTGGAGGTATCGCAGGGAGAGCTCAGAGAG ATGGGccagaaagtcacagctctgGAGCAAGATATTGAGAGACTAACTGATGGAGCAGAGTTGGAAAAC CTTAGAAGAGAAAAGCAGCACTTGGAGTCCGAGTTGGAGAGGGCGGAGCAGGAGAGCGCCACCTATGTAACAGAGGTCAGAGAG
- the ktn1 gene encoding kinectin isoform X11, with the protein MAVDIYDSQYLLILAPSLVIALMFLFFWLFMKETSYDEVLARQKRDLKLPPSKPDTRKKNEKKKSKKKESASGGGGGGGGGESEEDLRDFDGADGANSSSQEAEEEPAPVATPDPAPPIPIPNVPVSVSPEAPAGLRERKKKEKKAAKAAAAAAAAAAAASSEEPEVNGSKPISRKTETPLAAGKQSSPPSPQLEVQVQVQATQAPVQAQTPPQISGKKKEKKKQKAEPVIVDDQQPEVKAEQAPAPVKKEAPIVAETKVLDGAAPPATSGKKKNSAKKQKTEPVDEAHVLADSAASANHQAGHNDDAPSKGSGKKQKNETDKENTEVKLKELLSGLSSLALSEAEAVSVMALLREKSPNALDAWQKSAARPDPAAQERERLLTTLQEEASIAKDKVKQLSQELQVEKQKTGRVEAVMREQRGVMEKELGSMQGKAQGSYQELQTMQIKFQQVREQLESQITRLQQENGILRDAVSSATNQMESKNSAELNKLRSEYAGLMKELADNNSKLQQEEHQRKSLEVNYKQNVSQLEAQLQDAKRRWEELQNFLHSVNAEREKLQASKQELHGQLLSVETEMNNKNKEIQTLHGSLTEAMVSKERLEQRVMELMEMSQHSMPDDSLQARVQDLVNENTGLQVQSETLQVQNESLHAQISSQVTHVSHMEELQKLLADKELQRKSLEDSLNAERSSGAGRETNMQALHNENMSLKAEVQNLQAQISDQTASQLALDQFQTSVREKEDNMKTVEDLLEKGLIEVANKEEELKAVREENEALKQETEALMRKIAEKASSESIVEELQSKIQEKDVKLKSLEESLQTAQDGSSTREKAVEGLEQQLAALQAEMEQLRQMEMPEELASCGTQLHELQTELAAKDQHIQMLHAELEIRTTELSEQVEQMHQQSQTAVPSPELLTALSEKDKQVTELQGELAELRDSLELHRKKNNELREKNWSAMDALSATESMLQGKLSKAVKENQTALAMCQAECRDVLHRLLPLVPLPSEQNHQEWLHRFEGAVAEIPTAQSNPASGEAMLAEKLKEAEEAQRILQKDCETYKKVLAETEGILQRLQNSVEQEESRWRVKLEVSQGELREMGQKVTALEQDIERLTDGAELENLRREKQHLESELERAEQESATYVTEVRELKTHLTQTLSKLETEENERQKVAGDLYTAQQSLDLIQGELSKVTGNADDLIENSSLSSQREEIDRKEKMSAGLNQTVRELQQLLQGVSRQLTKRQEGEADKDLPVV; encoded by the exons ATGGCGGTGGATATCTACGACTCTCAGTACCTGCTCATCCTGGCCCCTTCCCTGGTCATTGCCCTCATGTTCCTCTTCTTCTGGCTCTTCATGAAGGAAACCTCCTACGACGAGGTGCTGGCCAGGCAGAAACGTGACCTCAAGCTACCACCATCCAAGCCAGACACCCGTAAGAAGAACGAAAAGAAGAAGAGCAAGAAGAAGGAGAGTGccagcggaggaggaggaggtggaggtggaggagagtcTGAAGAGGATCTTAGGGATTTTGATGGTGCTGATGGTGCCAACAGCTCCAgtcaggaggcagaggaggaaccTGCACCGGTGGCTACACCAGATCCTGCTCCACCAATTCCTATTCCCAATGTGCCTGTTTCAGTGTCACCTGAGGCTCCTGCTGGtctgagggagagaaagaagaaggaaaaaaaggctGCTAAAGCTGccgcagctgctgctgctgccgctgcagCTGCTTCTTCTGAGGAACCAGAAGTGAACGGCTCAAAGCCGATCAGCCGCAAGACAGAGACACCTCTGGCTGCGGGCAAACAGTCCAGCCCTCCCTCCCCACAGCTTGAGGTTCAGGTCCAGGTCCAAGCTACGCAGGCTCCTGTTCAGGCTCAGACACCTCCTCAGATCTCTgggaagaaaaaggagaagaagaaacaaaaagcTGAGCCTG TTATAGTGGATGACCAGCAGCCAGAAGTTAAGGCTGAGCAGGCTCCAGCTCCAGTCAAGAAGGAAGCTCCCATTGTGGCTGAAACCAAAGTTCTGGACGGTGCAGCCCCGCCTGCTACCAGCGGCAAGAAGAAGAACTCTGCCAAGAAGCAGAAGACTGAGCCTG TAGATGAAGCCCATGTTCTGGCTGATTCTGCAGCTTCTGCCAACCACCAGGCAGGCCATAACGATGATGCACCATCCAAAGGGAGCGGCAAGAAACAGAAGAATGAGACGGACAAAG AGAACACGGAGGTGAAGCTGAAGGAGCTGCTGTCTGGTCTGTCCAGCCTGGCTCTGTCAGAGGCCGAGGCTGTCAGTGTGATGGCTCTCCTCCGGGAGAAGAGCCCCAATGCCTTGGATGCCTGGCAGAAA TCTGCAGCTAGGCCTGACCCAGCTGCacaggaaagagagagacttCTTACAACTCTGCAGGAGGAGGCTTCCATTGCCAAGGACAAAGTGAAACAGCTTAGCCAGGAGCTTCAGGTTGAGAAGCAAAAGACGGGCCGGGTGGAGGCCGTGATGAGGGAGCAACGTGGAGTCATGGAGAAAGAACTGGGTAGCATGCAGGGCAAAGCACAAGGCAGCTACCAGGAGCTCCAGACCATGCAGATAAAG TTCCAGCAGGTGAGGGAGCAGCTGGAAAGCCAGATCACTCGACTGCAGCAGGAGAACGGCATCCTGAGGGACGCAGTCAGCTCTGCCACCAACCAGATGGAGAGCAA GAATTCAGCAGAGCTGAACAAGCTGCGTTCTGAGTACGCCGGTCTGATGAAAGAGCTGGCAGACAACAACAGcaagctgcagcaggaggagcaCCAGAGGAAGTCACTGGAGGTCAACTACAAGCAGAACGTGTCCCAGCTGGAG gCCCAACTGCAGGATGCTAAGCGACGTTGGGAAGAACTGCAGAATTTCCTTCACAGTGTCaatgctgagagagagaaacttcAGGCCTCAAAGCAAG AGCTTCACGGCCAGCTGTTGTCAGTGGAGACGGAGATGAACAACAAGAACAAGGAGATCCAGACGCTACACGGCAGCCTGACTGAAGCCATGGTTTCCAAAGAGCGGCTGGAGCAGAGAGTGATGGAGCTTATGGAGATGTCCCAGCACAGTATGCCTGATGACTCGCTGCAAGCCCGGGTTCAG GACCTCGTGAATGAAAACACAGGTCTTCAGGTCCAGAGCGAGACCCTGCAAGTCCAGAATGAGTCCCTGCATGCCCAGATCTCTTCACAG gTCACCCATGTCTctcacatggaggagctacagaaGCT ATTGGCCGATAAGGAGTTGCAGAGGAAGAGTCTGGAGGATTCTCTAAATGCTGAGAGGAGCAGTGGGGCTGGTAGAGAAACTAACATGCAG GCCTTGCACAATGAGAACATGTCTCTGAAGGCAGAGGTTCAGAATCTGCAGGCACAGATTTCTGATCAG ACTGCCTCCCAACTGGCTTTGGACCAGTTCCAGACGAG TGTCCGGGAGAAGGAGGACAACATGAAAACTGTGGAGGACCTGCTGGAGAAGGGGCTGATAGAGGTGGCCAACAAGGAGGAAGAGCTCAag GCTGTAAGAGAAGAAAATGAGGCACTAAAACAAGAAACGGAGGCCCTTATGAGAAAGATAGCAGAAAAG GCATCATCAGAGTCGATAGTGGAAGAGCTCCAGAGCAA GATCCAAGAGAAGGATGTGAAGCTAAAATCACTGGAGGAGAGTCTACAGACGGCACAAGACGGCAGCTCCACCAGAGAGAAGGCAGTTGAG GGTCTGGAGCAGCAGTTGGCAGCCCTGCAGGCAGAGATGGAGCAGCTGAGACAGATGGAGATGCCAGAAGAGCTGGCCAGTTGTGGGACCCAGCTCCATGAACTCCAGACTGA ACTAGCAGCAAAGGACCAACATATCCAGATGCTGCATGCTGAGCTGGAGATAAGGACTACGGAGCTGAGTGAGCAGGTGGAGCAGATGCATCAACAG TCCCAAACAGCAGTGCCAAGCCCAGAGCTTCTTACAGC GTTGTCAGAGAAGGACAAGCAGGTCACAGAACTGCAGGGTGAGCTGGCCGAGCTGAGGGACTCCCTGGAGCTTCATAGGAAGAAGAACAAT GAGCTTCGGGAGAAAAACTGGAGTGCAATGGACGCACTGTCAGCCACCGAGTCCATGCTTCAAGGAAAACTCAGCAAAGCTGTCAAG GAGAACCAGACAGCACTGGCAATGTGTCAGGCCGAGTGTCGAGATGTTCTGCACAGACTTCTGCCCCTTGTGCCTCTGCCCAGTGAGCAG AACCATCAGGAGTGGCTCCACAGATTTGAGGGGGCAGTAGCTGAAATCCCAACTGCACAATCCAACCCTGCATCAGGGGAAGCTATG CTGGCTGAGAAGCTGAAAGAAGCTGAGGAAGCCCAAAGGATTCTACAGAAAGACTGTGAGACGTACAAGAAGGTGTTGGCGGAGACG GAGGGCATCCTGCAGCGCCTCCAGAACAGCGTGGAGCAGGAGGAGTCTCGCTGGAGGGTGAAGCTGGAGGTATCGCAGGGAGAGCTCAGAGAG ATGGGccagaaagtcacagctctgGAGCAAGATATTGAGAGACTAACTGATGGAGCAGAGTTGGAAAAC CTTAGAAGAGAAAAGCAGCACTTGGAGTCCGAGTTGGAGAGGGCGGAGCAGGAGAGCGCCACCTATGTAACAGAGGTCAGAGAG
- the ktn1 gene encoding kinectin isoform X19, with protein sequence MAVDIYDSQYLLILAPSLVIALMFLFFWLFMKETSYDEVLARQKRDLKLPPSKPDTRKKNEKKKSKKKESASGGGGGGGGGESEEDLRDFDGADGANSSSQEAEEEPAPVATPDPAPPIPIPNVPVSVSPEAPAGLRERKKKEKKAAKAAAAAAAAAAAASSEEPEVNGSKPISRKTETPLAAGKQSSPPSPQLEVQVQVQATQAPVQAQTPPQISGKKKEKKKQKAEPVDDQQPEVKAEQAPAPVKKEAPIVAETKVLDGAAPPATSGKKKNSAKKQKTEPVDEAHVLADSAASANHQAGHNDDAPSKGSGKKQKNETDKENTEVKLKELLSGLSSLALSEAEAVSVMALLREKSPNALDAWQKSAARPDPAAQERERLLTTLQEEASIAKDKVKQLSQELQVEKQKTGRVEAVMREQRGVMEKELGSMQGKAQGSYQELQTMQIKFQQVREQLESQITRLQQENGILRDAVSSATNQMESKNSAELNKLRSEYAGLMKELADNNSKLQQEEHQRKSLEVNYKQNVSQLEAQLQDAKRRWEELQNFLHSVNAEREKLQASKQELHGQLLSVETEMNNKNKEIQTLHGSLTEAMVSKERLEQRVMELMEMSQHSMPDDSLQARVQDLVNENTGLQVQSETLQVQNESLHAQISSQVTHVSHMEELQKLLADKELQRKSLEDSLNAERSSGAGRETNMQALHNENMSLKAEVQNLQAQISDQTASQLALDQFQTSVREKEDNMKTVEDLLEKGLIEVANKEEELKAVREENEALKQETEALMRKIAEKASSESIVEELQSKIQEKDVKLKSLEESLQTAQDGSSTREKAVEGLEQQLAALQAEMEQLRQMEMPEELASCGTQLHELQTELAAKDQHIQMLHAELEIRTTELSEQVEQMHQQSQTAVPSPELLTALSEKDKQVTELQGELAELRDSLELHRKKNNELREKNWSAMDALSATESMLQGKLSKAVKENQTALAMCQAECRDVLHRLLPLVPLPSEQNHQEWLHRFEGAVAEIPTAQSNPASGEAMLAEKLKEAEEAQRILQKDCETYKKVLAETEGILQRLQNSVEQEESRWRVKLEVSQGELREMGQKVTALEQDIERLTDGAELENLRREKQHLESELERAEQESATYVTEVRELKTHLTQTLSKLETEENERQKVAGDLYTAQQSLDLIQGELSKVTGNADDLIENSSLSSQREEIDRKEKMSAGLNQTVRELQQLLQGVSRQLTKRQEGEADKDLPVV encoded by the exons ATGGCGGTGGATATCTACGACTCTCAGTACCTGCTCATCCTGGCCCCTTCCCTGGTCATTGCCCTCATGTTCCTCTTCTTCTGGCTCTTCATGAAGGAAACCTCCTACGACGAGGTGCTGGCCAGGCAGAAACGTGACCTCAAGCTACCACCATCCAAGCCAGACACCCGTAAGAAGAACGAAAAGAAGAAGAGCAAGAAGAAGGAGAGTGccagcggaggaggaggaggtggaggtggaggagagtcTGAAGAGGATCTTAGGGATTTTGATGGTGCTGATGGTGCCAACAGCTCCAgtcaggaggcagaggaggaaccTGCACCGGTGGCTACACCAGATCCTGCTCCACCAATTCCTATTCCCAATGTGCCTGTTTCAGTGTCACCTGAGGCTCCTGCTGGtctgagggagagaaagaagaaggaaaaaaaggctGCTAAAGCTGccgcagctgctgctgctgccgctgcagCTGCTTCTTCTGAGGAACCAGAAGTGAACGGCTCAAAGCCGATCAGCCGCAAGACAGAGACACCTCTGGCTGCGGGCAAACAGTCCAGCCCTCCCTCCCCACAGCTTGAGGTTCAGGTCCAGGTCCAAGCTACGCAGGCTCCTGTTCAGGCTCAGACACCTCCTCAGATCTCTgggaagaaaaaggagaagaagaaacaaaaagcTGAGCCTG TGGATGACCAGCAGCCAGAAGTTAAGGCTGAGCAGGCTCCAGCTCCAGTCAAGAAGGAAGCTCCCATTGTGGCTGAAACCAAAGTTCTGGACGGTGCAGCCCCGCCTGCTACCAGCGGCAAGAAGAAGAACTCTGCCAAGAAGCAGAAGACTGAGCCTG TAGATGAAGCCCATGTTCTGGCTGATTCTGCAGCTTCTGCCAACCACCAGGCAGGCCATAACGATGATGCACCATCCAAAGGGAGCGGCAAGAAACAGAAGAATGAGACGGACAAAG AGAACACGGAGGTGAAGCTGAAGGAGCTGCTGTCTGGTCTGTCCAGCCTGGCTCTGTCAGAGGCCGAGGCTGTCAGTGTGATGGCTCTCCTCCGGGAGAAGAGCCCCAATGCCTTGGATGCCTGGCAGAAA TCTGCAGCTAGGCCTGACCCAGCTGCacaggaaagagagagacttCTTACAACTCTGCAGGAGGAGGCTTCCATTGCCAAGGACAAAGTGAAACAGCTTAGCCAGGAGCTTCAGGTTGAGAAGCAAAAGACGGGCCGGGTGGAGGCCGTGATGAGGGAGCAACGTGGAGTCATGGAGAAAGAACTGGGTAGCATGCAGGGCAAAGCACAAGGCAGCTACCAGGAGCTCCAGACCATGCAGATAAAG TTCCAGCAGGTGAGGGAGCAGCTGGAAAGCCAGATCACTCGACTGCAGCAGGAGAACGGCATCCTGAGGGACGCAGTCAGCTCTGCCACCAACCAGATGGAGAGCAA GAATTCAGCAGAGCTGAACAAGCTGCGTTCTGAGTACGCCGGTCTGATGAAAGAGCTGGCAGACAACAACAGcaagctgcagcaggaggagcaCCAGAGGAAGTCACTGGAGGTCAACTACAAGCAGAACGTGTCCCAGCTGGAG gCCCAACTGCAGGATGCTAAGCGACGTTGGGAAGAACTGCAGAATTTCCTTCACAGTGTCaatgctgagagagagaaacttcAGGCCTCAAAGCAAG AGCTTCACGGCCAGCTGTTGTCAGTGGAGACGGAGATGAACAACAAGAACAAGGAGATCCAGACGCTACACGGCAGCCTGACTGAAGCCATGGTTTCCAAAGAGCGGCTGGAGCAGAGAGTGATGGAGCTTATGGAGATGTCCCAGCACAGTATGCCTGATGACTCGCTGCAAGCCCGGGTTCAG GACCTCGTGAATGAAAACACAGGTCTTCAGGTCCAGAGCGAGACCCTGCAAGTCCAGAATGAGTCCCTGCATGCCCAGATCTCTTCACAG gTCACCCATGTCTctcacatggaggagctacagaaGCT ATTGGCCGATAAGGAGTTGCAGAGGAAGAGTCTGGAGGATTCTCTAAATGCTGAGAGGAGCAGTGGGGCTGGTAGAGAAACTAACATGCAG GCCTTGCACAATGAGAACATGTCTCTGAAGGCAGAGGTTCAGAATCTGCAGGCACAGATTTCTGATCAG ACTGCCTCCCAACTGGCTTTGGACCAGTTCCAGACGAG TGTCCGGGAGAAGGAGGACAACATGAAAACTGTGGAGGACCTGCTGGAGAAGGGGCTGATAGAGGTGGCCAACAAGGAGGAAGAGCTCAag GCTGTAAGAGAAGAAAATGAGGCACTAAAACAAGAAACGGAGGCCCTTATGAGAAAGATAGCAGAAAAG GCATCATCAGAGTCGATAGTGGAAGAGCTCCAGAGCAA GATCCAAGAGAAGGATGTGAAGCTAAAATCACTGGAGGAGAGTCTACAGACGGCACAAGACGGCAGCTCCACCAGAGAGAAGGCAGTTGAG GGTCTGGAGCAGCAGTTGGCAGCCCTGCAGGCAGAGATGGAGCAGCTGAGACAGATGGAGATGCCAGAAGAGCTGGCCAGTTGTGGGACCCAGCTCCATGAACTCCAGACTGA ACTAGCAGCAAAGGACCAACATATCCAGATGCTGCATGCTGAGCTGGAGATAAGGACTACGGAGCTGAGTGAGCAGGTGGAGCAGATGCATCAACAG TCCCAAACAGCAGTGCCAAGCCCAGAGCTTCTTACAGC GTTGTCAGAGAAGGACAAGCAGGTCACAGAACTGCAGGGTGAGCTGGCCGAGCTGAGGGACTCCCTGGAGCTTCATAGGAAGAAGAACAAT GAGCTTCGGGAGAAAAACTGGAGTGCAATGGACGCACTGTCAGCCACCGAGTCCATGCTTCAAGGAAAACTCAGCAAAGCTGTCAAG GAGAACCAGACAGCACTGGCAATGTGTCAGGCCGAGTGTCGAGATGTTCTGCACAGACTTCTGCCCCTTGTGCCTCTGCCCAGTGAGCAG AACCATCAGGAGTGGCTCCACAGATTTGAGGGGGCAGTAGCTGAAATCCCAACTGCACAATCCAACCCTGCATCAGGGGAAGCTATG CTGGCTGAGAAGCTGAAAGAAGCTGAGGAAGCCCAAAGGATTCTACAGAAAGACTGTGAGACGTACAAGAAGGTGTTGGCGGAGACG GAGGGCATCCTGCAGCGCCTCCAGAACAGCGTGGAGCAGGAGGAGTCTCGCTGGAGGGTGAAGCTGGAGGTATCGCAGGGAGAGCTCAGAGAG ATGGGccagaaagtcacagctctgGAGCAAGATATTGAGAGACTAACTGATGGAGCAGAGTTGGAAAAC CTTAGAAGAGAAAAGCAGCACTTGGAGTCCGAGTTGGAGAGGGCGGAGCAGGAGAGCGCCACCTATGTAACAGAGGTCAGAGAG